In one Plasmodium reichenowi strain SY57 chromosome 7, whole genome shotgun sequence genomic region, the following are encoded:
- a CDS encoding importin-7, putative produces MENLLNTSKLCEVLEGSISASKEKRIECEEYLKQITKVDGYMNVILNIVKSINVVDDNIRISASIFLKNSIRNNYDVLKKEEVCTLTKDIYESLLYLEMKDKQLYIQLFEIMKILIHNNFPDNFSLLENILEDMNQRKDFRRLYVSLYCLKLIFKKLKIKKKENNELYIDILNKYFYPLINCLYDLSMLDLNNNDVSEILSLICKIYYYVNDSYLIKEVIILEYMDNYFSLFDFILKNEIIVTNYIEDENYLKKLPQFKCKRIVLDIITRLFSRYVNTNYNKFNNDITKKFCDVFLNKWLCPFFEDFIINLQNYDKNKKTLTDECLIYILQGLSYGVENALIYKNYIKNNFDFLVRSIIFPLLCYNNEDIEKLLYDEYDYTMNIFNTYVVEDKKVSASSFIKDLTRYRGVKHISELFTLCENIISTYNENYTKIYSTSNNATNENDQFTQLEELLNNEYCKYKYGALKILECLYNRLCDKKRNMNIEQFLKTYVENDLNSPNYLLCYQSIVTYSCFIKKVQSFSDINGLLRNYEIILNHMGSSSLLIRVASASYIKKFFKIKNEYLKNAIIKTIPLLIERLLNVIKEIKCEYIVMTLDNLAYTYKDYITPYVNDVVVALCTSFVFLINKKDVEANIKNSLEYNLRNNSHTNNNSNYNNNNNSNYNNNNSNYNSNNNSHHMHHHHHHHFHNNNDITMNSMSDNSFIKQKYSTLMNEKKDKKNENEELDLNSVILSILTAILSLLDSVDEENKVQIYKNTISYLYVVVDETFKSPSIDYLEEALSLLTNITYYLDIDEQVYKRFEKLYDIFYFNTDENLKMQELNMIRTNPQIILNNEILISDKNSDAYFYDFIFDLSFSIGVFDNIISKATESFVQMYSHEYGMKYIHMVYRLGMFALHSKIVKSACKLFFILFEATVKIRGVDELIIPVLNAFSMKLFKHDEAQALMNQKKKESLENNDGADSICSEYDEDILSKTSLEYIRKLFYSIIIYNVDQFFLFFNNINKTNVILMFLSNLNDIKINNTRKLYILAMSNILENMHNANISIHINEINTFMLNLVNVANLYYENKNVKEMSEKSFDSDTSSIDDNSEVDIDENEDATNEKAYKLIKTIEALEKKNDLKIKLKDNVTLDNIVTAQTQNFNKEIKNHNNNHGDPDYDEDEDDDDDDDDAYYDYDDCSDYSNDEYRKGFFDDINAFKILYDTTTNFYNKYQNTYNNEILGKMKYLVDADHNNELQQKTQDK; encoded by the coding sequence atggagaACCTTTTAAATACCAGCAAATTATGTGAAGTGCTCGAGGGTTCCATCAGCGCTTCAAAGGAGAAAAGAATTGAATGTGAAGAATACTTAAAACAAATAACTAAGGTTGATGGTTATATGAATGTTATATTAAACATAGTGAAGAGTATTAATGTTGTAGATGACAATATTAGGATATCAGCttccatatttttaaagaaCAGTATTCGAAACAATTATgatgtattaaaaaaagaagaagtATGTACCTTAacaaaagatatatatgaaagCTTATTATATTTAGAAATGAAAGAtaaacaattatatattcaattatttgaaataatgaaaattttaatacataataatttcccagataatttttctttattagAAAATATCCTAGAAGATATGAATCAAAGAAAAGATTTCCGTAGACTATATGTAAGtttatattgtttaaaattaatatttaagaaattaaaaataaaaaagaaagagaataatgaattatatatagatatattgaataaatatttttatccaTTGATTAATTGTTTATATGATTTAAGTATGTTagatttaaataataatgatgttAGTGAGATTTTAAGTTTaatttgtaaaatatattattatgtgaATGATAgttatttaataaaagaagttataatattagaatatatggataattatttcagtttatttgattttatattaaagaatgaaattatagttacaaattatattgaagatgaaaattatttaaaaaaattaccACAATTTAAATGTAAAAGAATAGTATTAGATATTATAACTCGTTTATTTTCTAGATATGTGAATAcgaattataataaatttaataatgatattacaaaaaaattttgtGATGTATTCTTGAACAAATGGTTATGTCCATTCTTTGAAGACTTCATAATTaatttacaaaattatgacaaaaataaaaaaacttTAACAGACGAatgtttaatatatatattacaagGATTATCATATGGTGTTGAGAATgcattaatatataaaaattatataaaaaataattttgattttCTAGTTCGAAGTATAATATTTCcattattatgttataataatgaagatattgaaaaattattatatgatgaatatgattatactatgaatatatttaatacatatgTTGTAGAAGATAAAAAAGTAAGTGCCAGCtcttttataaaagatTTAACAAGATATAGAGGTGTTAAACATATATCAGAATTATTTACTTTATgtgaaaatattataagtacatataatgaaaattataCTAAAATTTATAGTACTAGTAATAATGCTACTAATGAAAATGATCAGTTCACCCAATTagaagaattattaaataatgaatattgtaaatataaatatggtgctttaaaaatattagaaTGCTTATATAATCGTCTATGTGataagaaaagaaatatgaacattgaacaatttttaaaaacttatgtagaaaatgatttaaatagtccaaattatttattatgcTATCAATCAATTGTAACCTATTCttgttttattaaaaaagtaCAATCCTTCTCAGATATAAATGGATTATTAAGAAACTATGAAATCATTCTTAATCATATGGGTAGTTCAAGTTTATTAATTAGAGTAGCTAGTGCATCATATATTAAGAAATTCTTTAAAAtcaaaaatgaatatttaaaaaatgcAATCATAAAAACCATTCCATTACTTATTGAACGATTAttaaatgtaataaaagaaattaaatGTGAATATATTGTTATGACATTAGATAATTTAgcatatacatataaagaTTATATAACACCATATGTAAATGATGTTGTAGTTGCATTATGTACAAGTTTTGTATTccttataaataaaaaagatgtTGAAGCAAATATTAAGAATTCATTAGAATATAatttaagaaataatagccatactaataataatagtaattataataataataataatagtaattataataataataatagtaattataatagtaataataatagtcATCACATgcatcatcatcatcatcaccATTTTCATAATAACAATGATATAACAATGAATAGTATGAGTGATAACTCTTttattaaacaaaaatatagtACCCTTatgaatgaaaaaaaagataaaaaaaatgaaaatgaagaatTGGATTTAAATTCTGTCattttatctatattaaCAGCAATCTTAAGCTTATTAGATTCAGtagatgaagaaaataaagtacaaatttataaaaataccatatcttatttatatgtagTTGTTGATGAAACCTTTAAATCCCCTTCCATTGATTATTTAGAAGAAGcattatctttattaacaaatataacatattatttagaTATAGATGAACAAGTATATAAACGTTTTGAAAAgttatatgatatattttattttaatacaGATGAGAATTTGAAAATGCAAGAATTGAATATGATACGAACAAATCCacaaattattttaaacaATGAAATCTTGATTAGTGACAAAAATAGTGAtgcatatttttatgatttcatatttgatttatcattttctaTAGGTGTatttgataatataatatctaAAGCAACAGAAAGTTTTGTTCAAATGTATAGTCATGAATATGGaatgaaatatattcatatggTTTATAGATTAGGTATGTTTGCTTTACATTCTAAAATTGTTAAAAGTGCATGCaaattattctttataCTATTTGAAGCTACTGTAAAAATAAGAGGAGTAGATGAATTAATAATACCTGTGCTAAATGCTTTTTCtatgaaattatttaaacATGATGAAGCACAAGCTCTTATgaatcaaaaaaaaaaagaatctttagaaaataatgatggtGCAGATAGTATTTGTAGTGAATACGATGAAGATATTTTGAGTAAAACAAGTCTAGAATATATTAggaaattattttattcaattatcatttataatGTTGATCaattctttttattctttaataatataaataagacaaatgttatattaatGTTCTTATCTAATCTAAATGATAtcaaaattaataatacaaggaaattgtatatattagCCATGagtaatatattagaaaataTGCACAATGCTAATATTAGTATTCATATTAATGAaattaatacatttatGCTCAACCTAGTTAATGTAGctaatttatattatgaaaataaaaatgtcAAAGAAATGTCTGAAAAATCATTCGATTCAGATACATCATCAATTGATGATAATAGTGAAGTAGATATAGATGAAAATGAGGACGCTACAAATGAAAAGgcatataaattaattaaaacTATCGAAGCcttagaaaaaaaaaatgatctaaaaataaaattaaaagataatGTTACATTAGATAATATTGTAACTGCTCAAACacaaaattttaataaagaaatcaaaaatcataataataatcatgGTGATCCGGATtatgatgaagatgaagatgacgatgatgatgatgatgacgCATATTATGATTATGATGATTGTTCCGATTATAGTAATGATGAATATAGAAAAGGATTCTTTGATGATATTAATGCAttcaaaattttatatgatacTACAACCAACTTTTATAATAAGTATCAAAAtacttataataatgaaatattgggaaaaatgaaatatcTAGTTGATGCAGATCATAATAATGAGTTACAACAAAAAACACAAGATAAATAA
- a CDS encoding hypothetical protein (conserved Plasmodium protein, unknown function) — MIKYRLFNICIFLLFILFNYFCCALRSYKKYRVTSFIGSTPQKPVHLFNIRVVKKNIFLWYIKKKGGDICKSVNSFNLFEKNNNNNDYNDDDDNNNDDKNNNNNNNNNNDDDNEDDITYEEIEEYLKKNKVEDYEEDEGKSEILKLINYIPTLSNEEEFFSTFGYVNREKKSMEYYFNQMKNEKERKQKKNYNILNFILSYYLKKKIFNDVHSNKNYDSIQSYCYYINNLINHKDTSLEWRNGNLSKKNNIFSNKWLCSFISFYLKNVNALKYISFGCVSAGLTFLLKYILRNIRIDNIFLLKNHFNLMYGLRNMKIYKIVLFCLFINVLFINKYNQYFSITDDGFAVLFSNYFFYEGIEHLNKKKIFQFMDKYNYTLNDILFSLNDMFIYFLNKKIYVDEIFDPDIVKYIDSFLSLYQKLFKTNKENIKNILTMILNKYHIYNVKNENKNKDLLSRIFYIFYIINIKFKYDVIQAHKLNLLRENKYMIPFFFKNNKISNYFLLSHISDHLNVKEKIINNYLLEKMKNDYEKYVLSLLRTKTYSNSVYDDIKNILFITLHSSVIDDVNVSIFMNLVKDIISNVDYECKYTSRSNRKDKIVSEFEMDGNDVLKEKENISSNNNNDDDKNDDDDNNDDDNNDDDNNDGDNNDGDNNDDDNNNDDNSNDHINDHSNDHSNDDNSNFESNLFNENNLEKGFYSNMEESVDYIIHDNYSLKNATKNTGDISTEKIKKNDVILSEKEELKEKEQLMKKLNDIYFLRKYLNIDKEFTDNFLEKYLFKYIYKEYKIFINNLIFKKLKNKNDNLFFLKRGINLPSKTAQNIVKNIILNFVIKTKENIAIFYKLENIDKCLRLIVNLINIYKKIKKKKKFIKFNSNIFNLDHFFSYNCYKENEHTNIIQNDPSSNVTNNDNISNINDVSSYDNILQEDHMVNDHGKNKEEKENFTSDEQVNLNQPFLKEEEEFIKHNIYKEKLCDENEGKIILNKNDRKKLYEEFVLKYMKNKSERNILKIIFNLDYDNDDIDKEIEDNIIKRFLEDSTKNKLTNLKNLDMQLKIIGNDNLFDYKNLNFNEGLLIKHNFKKSLKDEESKKMVLNEYIIKKEDIFDDIDDESFLEICQKMYINKLFHLKENIYNNRKELYFYQVILNIENINEIHDIYLIDQYEKMINDTIKTNILNKNYTNIKNLYLKKIINFLNISEEKASIVELNCIFHQTNYIFKTIKENFYIYRNDTDFIDDINEILTIYKNFDLIKKVIRNNQEMYFVKFSLVESNYNIVHKIFERYVLYVIDVITNENRNIYKDNIFKLRTILNVHETIVNDISAKIYRKYIENQELHSLNNMDSFFNFLFNMSKEEQKNIVIDFLRTKIDTYLKSDENYDEKLHKLYDLLIFINDNLQYKKNIFDLSSLSSKLLYEFLLSCVDNYIHTKKTDAFIKSQADYINHFNNFLSKIKALIRGPEEQYHLSHVLNILKNDIIKRAINLLDKFEYDMCIEEVYNLIKLQMIDENINFSDIDIAKRKKLVNIFSYQNISDEKKFLYMDTLKKILL; from the exons ATGATAAAGTATCgtttatttaatatttgtatctttttgcttttcattttatttaattatttttgttgTGCTTTAAGaagttataaaaaatataggGTAACAAGCTTCATCGGTAGTACACCACAGAAGCCTGTACACTTATTTAACATTCGTGTtgtaaaaaagaatatctttttatggtatataaaaaagaaaggGGGAGACATATGTAAATCCgttaattcttttaatttgtttgaaaaaaataataataataatgattataatgatgatgatgataataataatgatgataaaaataataataataataataataataataatgatgatgataatgaagaTGATATAACATATGAAGAGATTGAAGAATATttgaaaaagaataaaGTAGAAGATTATGAAGAAGATGAAGGGAAAAGtgaaattttaaaattaataaattatataccGACCTTATCAAATGAAgaagaatttttttctacatTTGGTTATGTAAATAGAGAAAAGAAATCTATggaatattattttaatcaaatgaaaaatgaaaaagaacgtaaacagaaaaaaaattataatattttaaattttatattatcttattatttaaaaaaaaaaatttttaatgaTGTTCATTcgaataaaaattatgatagTATACAATCgtattgttattatataaataactTGATAAATCATAAGGATACCTCTCTTGAGTGGAGAAATg GAAATTTAAGCAAGAAGAACAACatattttcaaataaaTGGTTGTGTAgttttatatcattttatttgaaaaatgtaaatgccctaaaatatatttcttttggTTGTGTAAGTGCAGGTCTAACATTTTTGTTAAAGTATATACTTAGAAATATTCGGATCGATaacatttttcttttgaagaaccattttaatttaatgTACGGCTTACGAAATATGAAGATCTATAAAATAGttcttttttgtttatttataaatgtgttatttataaataaatataatcaatatttttctataacTGATGATGGCTTTGCTGTGTTATTTagtaattattttttttatgaagGCATAGAACatttgaataaaaaaaagatttttcaatttatggataaatataattataccTTAAAcgatatattattttcattgaatgatatgtttatttatttcttaaataagaaaatatatgttgATGAAATATTTGATCCAGatattgtaaaatatattgatagTTTTTTAAGCTTATAtcaaaaattatttaagaCGAATAAggaaaacataaaaaatatattaactATGATATTGAataaatatcatatttataatgtaaagaatgaaaataaaaataaagatttGTTATCTcgaattttttatatcttctatataattaatattaagTTTAAATATGATGTAATACAAGCACATAAGTTGAATTTACTTagagaaaataaatacatgatacctttttttttcaagaataataaaatatccAATTATTTCCTACTCTCCCACATTTCGGATCATTTAAAT gTAAAAGAGAAAATAATCAATAATTACCTCCTAGAAAAGATGAAGAATGATTATGAAAAGTATGTTCTTTCCTTATTAAGAACAAAAACATATTCAAATAGTGTGtatgatgatataaaaaatatactcTTCATAACACTACATAGCAGTGTTATTGATGATGTAAACGTCTCCATTTTTATGAACCTTGTTAAAGATATAATTAGTAATGTTGATTATGAATGTAAATATACCTCGAGAAGTAATAGGAAGGATAAAATTGTAAGTGAATTTGAAATGGATGGAAATGATGTTCTGaaggaaaaagaaaatatttcctcgaataataataatgatgatgacaaaaatgatgatgatgataataatgatgatgataataatgatgatgataataatgatggtgataataatgatggtgataataatgatgatgataataataatgatgataatagCAATGATCATATTAATGATCATAGTAATGATCATAGCAATGATGATAATTCAAATTTCGAATCAAACTTATTTAACGAAAACAATTTAGAAAAAGGATTTTATTCCAACATGGAAGAAAGTGTAGACTACATTATTCATGACAATTATTCCCTAAAAAATGCAACAAAAAACACAGGGGATATATCAACCGagaagataaaaaaaaatgatgtaATATTAAGTGAGAAAGAGgaattaaaagaaaaagaacaattaatgaaaaaattaaatgatatatattttttaagaaaatatttaaatattgaTAAAGAATTTACAGATAATtttttagaaaaatatttatttaaatatatttataaagaatataaaatattcattaataatttaatttttaagaaattaaaaaataaaaatgacaacttattttttcttaaacGTGGTATAAATTTACCAAGTAAGACAGCACAAaatattgtaaaaaatattatcctcaattttgttattaagacaaaagaaaacatcgctattttttataaacttgaaaatatagataaatgTTTAAGATTGATAGTTAActtgataaatatatataagaaaataaaaaaaaaaaaaaaatttattaaatttaattcgaatatatttaatcttgatcattttttttcttacaattgttataaagaaaatgagCACActaatataatacaaaatgaTCCGAGTAGCAATGTAActaataatgataatatatctaatattaatgatgTCTCTTcttatgataatatattacaagAGGATCATATGGTAAATGATCATGGTAAGAATAAGgaagaaaaggaaaatttTACTAGTGATGAGCAAGTTAATTTAAATCAACCTTTTctaaaagaagaagaagagTTTATAAAACATAACATTTATAAAGAGAAATTATGTGATGAAAATGAAGGGAAAATTATtcttaataaaaatgatagaaagaaattatacgaagaatttgttttaaaatatatgaaaaacaAATCTGAAAggaatattttaaaaattatttttaatttagattatgataatgatgatatagataaagaaattgaagataatataataaaacgTTTTTTAGAAGATAgtacaaaaaataaattaacaaatttaaaaaatttagatatgcaattaaaaattataggtaatgataatttatttgattATAAAAATCTGAATTTTAATGAAGGCTTATTAATTAAGcataattttaaaaaaagcttgaaagatgaagaaagtaaaaaaatggttttaaatgaatatattataaaaaaagaagacATTTTTGATGATATTGATGATGAATCCTTCTTAGAGATATGTCagaaaatgtatataaataaattatttcatttaaaggaaaatatatataataataggaaggaattatatttttatcaagttatattaaatatagaaaatataaatgaaatacATGATATCTATTTAATAGATCAATATGAGAAAATGATTAATGATACAATAAAAACCAATATAttgaataaaaattatacaaatattaaaaatttatatttaaaaaaaattattaactttttaaatatatctgAAGAAAAAGCTTCTATTGTAGAACTAAATTGTATTTTTCATCAAAccaattatatatttaaaactataaaagaaaatttcTACATATATAGAAATGACACTGATTTTATTGATGatattaatgaaatattaactatatataagaattttgatcttataaaaaaggtCATAAGAAATAACCAAGAAATGTATTTTGTTAAGTTTTCTCTTGTGGAATCcaattataatattgttcACAAAATATTTGAGAGATATGTTTTATATGTCATTGATGTTATAACGAATGAGAATAGAAACATCTATAAGGATAACATCTTTAAGCTGAGAACCATATTGAATGTCCATGAGACGATTGTGAATGATATATCTGCTAAGATATATAGG AAATATATTGAGAACCAAGAATTACATTCCCTTAATAACATGGATTCCTTTTTCAACTTTCTATTTAATATGAGCAAagaagaacaaaaaaatatcgTTATAGATTTTTTAAGGACTAAAATTGATACCTACTTAAAATCAGATgaaaattatgatgaaaagttgcataaattatatgacttgttaatttttataaatgataatttgcaatataaaaaaaacatatttgATTTATCATCCTTAAGTTCTAAATTGTTGtatgaatttttattatcttgTGTTGACAATTATATTCATACGAAAAAAACGGATGCCTTCATAAAATCGCAAG CTGATTATATCAACCACTTTAACAATTTTTTGAGCAAAATCAAAGCGTTAATTAGGGGCCCAGAAGAACAGTATCATCTTTCCCACGTGCTAAATATTTT aaaaaatgatattataaagaGGGCGATAAATTTACTGGACAAGTTTGAATATGAC ATGTGCATTGAAGAAgtttataatttaataaaactGCAAATGAtagatgaaaatattaactTTTCAGATATTGATATTGCcaagagaaaaaaatta gtgaatatattttcttatcaAAATATTAGTGATGAGAAGAAATTTCTTTATATGGACACTttaaaaaa aatattattatga
- a CDS encoding hypothetical protein (conserved Plasmodium protein, unknown function), with translation MLSHLNNSISVSPFFKSDIKDEDVDDKIEQTKCAAQYNVLLECLDKNDRNWVKCQAPLKIFKNCYNENNKNNNNKKN, from the exons atgttatCACATTTGAATAATTCAATAAGCGTTTctcctttttttaaaagtgACATAAAAGATGAAGATGTTG aTGATAAAATAGAACAAACTAAATGTGCAGCACAGTATAACGTTTTATTAGAATGTCtagataaaaatgatag GAACTGGGTTAAGTGTCAGGCACcgttaaaaatatttaaaaactGCTACAAcgaaaataataaaaataataataataaaaaaaattaa
- a CDS encoding hypothetical protein (conserved Plasmodium protein, unknown function) gives MEEEKNKQFENKLNSNDIKKRKKRKKKIIINVRKKSQRASLSTSQNDVEQNEFIEINHKRNDKKKVNNKSNNENKSNDIKNDKKNNNIKHTNKIQFFDKQYNINEVG, from the coding sequence atggaagaagaaaaaaataaacaattCGAAAATAAACTAAATTCcaatgatataaaaaaaagaaagaaaagaaaaaaaaaaattattataaatgtcCGAAAAAAAAGTCAACGCGCCTCACTGTCTACGTCGCAAAATGACGTAGAACAAAACGAATTTATAGAAATAAATCATAAAAGAAATGATAAAAAGAAAGTGAACAATAAAAGcaataatgaaaataaatccaatgatataaagaatgataaaaaaaataataatataaaacatacGAACAAAATTCAATTTTTTgataaacaatataatataaatgaa